A portion of the Paucilactobacillus hokkaidonensis JCM 18461 genome contains these proteins:
- a CDS encoding cation:proton antiporter, whose amino-acid sequence MEFLMSSFVIVVAVAISNIIARYIHGISSTYINLIVGIIVGLIPFTNHLVLEFNDKIFMIFILAPLLFFEGQATPLMAVGKRTKSIVNTAVLLAAISAIIAAFVVHQFFNLMLPLALVIVAISTPTDATAFDSVVTGRKFSNSLGNTLKMESLFNDATGIILLQAAITWLTTGYLSFWASTGDFLFSAIGGIILGAGLAFAVVSFRQYFVRSSYNVISSQTLIYVLTPFCIYLLAEMLGVSGIIAVVTAGLVHNSEANRSRFSSPRQMHLGIQLINFVGEVLNSFVFVVLGISLVRIFANQYNTIMGSIKWLATGVLVYVLLWGCRYIYARLWVGDKKRQTASLFALGGVHGTVTLAMTFSISNQVSQYWFSFIVVVETVVIILSMLVPTIVFKFMLPIDVDEQNRPAQLEQLRHGMVEVGIKQIKTMDLSSVVRASVIYDLRDQIQKNTLGSFFKQWGAVTANKSVLTGLQSVEQRRALMQAFDAERDYLYDLAKRHVVNSDVVYEIYSEILLSESLVLDPRNQMI is encoded by the coding sequence ATGGAATTTCTTATGTCTTCATTTGTGATTGTAGTTGCGGTTGCAATTAGTAATATAATCGCGCGCTACATTCACGGAATTTCAAGTACGTATATTAACCTGATTGTCGGGATCATAGTTGGGTTAATTCCATTTACCAACCATTTAGTTTTGGAATTTAATGACAAAATTTTTATGATTTTTATACTGGCACCACTGTTATTTTTTGAAGGTCAAGCAACTCCGCTAATGGCCGTGGGTAAAAGAACCAAGAGCATTGTTAATACAGCAGTGCTATTAGCCGCAATATCTGCTATTATTGCGGCTTTTGTCGTTCACCAATTTTTCAATTTAATGCTGCCATTAGCGCTAGTTATTGTGGCAATTAGTACACCCACAGATGCGACTGCTTTTGATTCAGTTGTTACTGGACGAAAGTTTTCGAATTCATTAGGTAATACTTTAAAAATGGAATCGTTGTTTAATGATGCGACTGGAATTATTTTATTACAGGCGGCAATCACTTGGTTAACCACTGGTTATTTGTCATTTTGGGCCAGTACAGGAGACTTTTTATTTTCTGCAATTGGCGGAATTATTCTTGGTGCTGGTTTGGCTTTTGCAGTTGTATCATTTCGGCAATATTTTGTTCGTTCTAGCTACAATGTAATTTCATCGCAAACGTTAATATATGTCTTGACTCCATTTTGTATTTATCTCTTAGCAGAAATGCTGGGAGTTTCCGGTATCATTGCCGTTGTAACTGCTGGACTGGTGCACAATAGTGAAGCCAATCGAAGCCGATTTTCTTCTCCACGACAGATGCATTTAGGAATTCAGTTGATTAATTTTGTTGGGGAAGTTTTAAATAGCTTTGTTTTTGTTGTGTTAGGAATTAGTTTAGTAAGAATTTTTGCTAATCAATACAATACGATCATGGGTTCAATTAAATGGTTAGCAACTGGAGTTTTAGTCTATGTACTCTTGTGGGGATGTCGCTACATCTATGCTCGATTGTGGGTTGGTGACAAAAAGAGACAAACTGCAAGCCTATTTGCACTGGGTGGTGTACATGGAACGGTAACTCTGGCAATGACGTTTTCAATTAGTAATCAAGTGAGTCAATATTGGTTTAGTTTCATTGTCGTTGTTGAAACGGTAGTGATTATTTTGAGTATGTTGGTTCCAACGATTGTGTTTAAGTTTATGTTGCCAATTGATGTTGATGAACAGAATCGACCTGCGCAACTCGAACAGTTGCGACACGGAATGGTAGAAGTTGGCATTAAACAAATTAAAACTATGGATTTATCATCAGTTGTTAGAGCAAGTGTCATCTATGATCTGCGAGACCAGATTCAAAAAAATACACTTGGTTCATTTTTTAAACAGTGGGGTGCAGTTACAGCCAATAAATCGGTGCTAACTGGTCTGCAAAGTGTGGAACAAAGACGGGCTTTGATGCAGGCTTTTGATGCTGAACGTGATTATTTATATGATTTAGCTAAAAGACATGTTGTTAATTCAGATGTTGTTTATGAAATATATAGTGAAATACTATTATCAGAATCATTGGTGCTCGATCCGCGGAATCAAATGATTTAA
- a CDS encoding nuclear transport factor 2 family protein: protein MTDEDQIIQLYRDENEAMVAKNINKLNEILAPTMHLIHMTGYVQPKLEWIDQIQNEEMHYFSSTENKIKNVEVNGDTASLVGQNQVRASVWGSGVNTWPLEMKMEFMKQNGKWIIASQKASTY, encoded by the coding sequence ATGACAGATGAAGACCAAATTATTCAATTATATCGAGACGAAAACGAAGCAATGGTGGCTAAAAACATTAATAAATTAAATGAGATTTTAGCACCTACAATGCATTTAATCCACATGACTGGCTATGTTCAGCCAAAATTGGAGTGGATTGACCAGATTCAAAATGAAGAAATGCATTATTTTTCTTCAACAGAAAACAAGATTAAAAATGTAGAAGTCAACGGGGACACCGCTAGCTTGGTTGGTCAAAATCAAGTTCGCGCCAGTGTCTGGGGTAGCGGTGTGAATACTTGGCCGCTTGAAATGAAAATGGAATTTATGAAACAAAACGGTAAGTGGATTATTGCGAGCCAGAAAGCTAGCACTTACTAA
- a CDS encoding DapH/DapD/GlmU-related protein, with protein sequence MSVFEDLKNGKSYNIKDENYQREVHGEIDRCDHICFEINSTDPVEKERLVELGNELLNNQMHDGTYFTPPMHIDCANTVQLGKNVYANHSLTMMSLGSITIEDGVMMGPGVGLFTVNHDPKNIRVVKTGKIQIKKNAWLGARVSVLPGVTIGENAIIGTGAVVTKDIPANSIAVGTPAKVIKTIE encoded by the coding sequence ATGAGTGTATTTGAAGATTTAAAAAATGGTAAATCTTATAATATTAAAGATGAAAATTATCAACGGGAAGTTCATGGTGAAATTGATCGTTGTGATCACATTTGTTTTGAAATTAATTCCACTGATCCGGTTGAAAAAGAACGGCTAGTTGAATTGGGAAATGAACTTTTAAATAATCAAATGCATGATGGCACATACTTTACACCACCAATGCATATTGATTGTGCTAATACCGTTCAGCTCGGCAAAAATGTTTATGCTAATCATAGTTTAACCATGATGTCACTGGGCTCAATCACGATTGAAGATGGGGTCATGATGGGCCCTGGGGTTGGCCTGTTTACAGTTAATCATGATCCTAAAAATATTCGGGTTGTTAAAACAGGCAAAATTCAGATCAAAAAAAATGCTTGGCTGGGAGCTAGAGTTAGTGTACTACCTGGTGTTACAATTGGTGAGAATGCCATCATTGGTACAGGCGCTGTGGTGACCAAGGATATTCCTGCCAACAGTATTGCTGTCGGAACGCCGGCTAAAGTAATTAAGACAATCGAGTAG
- a CDS encoding carboxymuconolactone decarboxylase family protein, translating to MAINETAQANHDKLFPNHVSTFKETDPEFIEIFDNFTFDEVLKYSKIDDNLRMKVTLASLIAMQCLNEYKAMMSAALNIGVTPIEIKEIVYQAVPYVGLGKVFDFLNATNDVFRSLGLDEKQAGQSTTDPDNRYENGLKTVRGIAGDSVDKMLKNAPKNQQHFAKFLADNCFGDYYTRNGLDVQTREKLTFSMLISLGGADPQVKGHIAANTNVGNSKQDLLDIVTVLLPFIGYPRTLTAINLLNEVIPETK from the coding sequence ATGGCTATTAATGAAACGGCACAAGCAAATCATGATAAGTTATTTCCCAATCATGTTTCGACATTTAAGGAGACAGATCCGGAATTCATCGAGATTTTCGATAATTTTACATTCGATGAAGTATTGAAGTATAGCAAAATTGATGACAATTTAAGAATGAAAGTTACTTTGGCTTCTTTAATTGCGATGCAATGTTTAAATGAATACAAGGCAATGATGTCAGCCGCTTTAAATATCGGTGTAACACCGATTGAAATCAAAGAAATTGTTTATCAAGCGGTACCATACGTTGGTTTGGGTAAAGTATTTGATTTTTTAAATGCTACTAATGATGTTTTTAGGAGTTTAGGGTTAGATGAAAAGCAAGCTGGGCAAAGTACTACTGATCCAGATAATCGCTATGAAAATGGTCTTAAGACGGTTCGTGGCATAGCTGGTGATAGTGTTGACAAAATGTTGAAAAATGCTCCTAAAAATCAACAACACTTTGCTAAATTTTTAGCAGACAATTGTTTTGGAGATTACTATACAAGAAATGGTTTAGATGTTCAGACCAGAGAAAAATTAACTTTTTCAATGTTGATTTCTTTAGGTGGAGCAGATCCACAGGTTAAAGGACATATCGCTGCTAATACAAATGTTGGTAATTCAAAGCAAGATCTACTGGATATTGTGACGGTACTACTACCGTTTATTGGTTATCCGAGGACATTAACTGCGATCAATTTACTAAATGAAGTGATTCCTGAAACAAAATAA
- a CDS encoding LysR family transcriptional regulator, whose amino-acid sequence MFQQMKYFIAVVENHSFTKAAEDCNISQSAISQQIKELENSLGVTLLNRTGRSFKVTEAGQYFYTHCQDVLESVNQLVQNTIKITKDDEVELKVGYLRSFGTTEFLQTVSQFSQEYPKVKIKISSGNHEQLYELLRTEQADLIFSDQRRALSNEYANEFLTDSQFMVAVSKTSFAGDIDQINAAQLVDVPCILITDSDHQATEETYYREILGIKSEFRLVENYDEAQMLVASNQGYLIVNSRTKGQLDAQIVKTVKLVNDSRELIQKYYAYWKTDNSGFYIESFADLLKQNFV is encoded by the coding sequence ATGTTCCAGCAAATGAAATATTTTATTGCAGTAGTCGAGAACCATAGTTTTACTAAGGCAGCAGAGGATTGCAATATTTCTCAGTCTGCTATTTCTCAGCAAATCAAGGAGTTGGAAAATAGTTTAGGCGTGACGTTATTGAACCGTACTGGACGGAGCTTTAAAGTTACAGAGGCTGGTCAATATTTTTACACTCATTGTCAAGACGTTTTAGAATCAGTTAACCAGCTGGTTCAAAATACAATTAAAATAACTAAAGATGATGAAGTTGAATTGAAAGTAGGCTATCTGCGTAGTTTTGGGACAACTGAATTTCTTCAAACTGTTTCGCAATTTTCACAGGAATATCCCAAGGTTAAAATAAAGATTAGCAGTGGTAACCATGAACAGCTGTATGAGCTGTTGAGAACAGAACAGGCTGATTTAATTTTTTCTGACCAACGGCGGGCATTGTCTAATGAGTACGCAAATGAATTTCTAACCGATAGTCAGTTTATGGTGGCAGTCAGCAAGACGTCGTTTGCTGGAGATATTGATCAAATTAATGCTGCCCAATTGGTTGATGTACCATGTATCTTGATCACTGATAGTGATCATCAAGCAACCGAAGAGACCTATTATAGGGAAATTTTAGGAATTAAGAGTGAATTTCGACTAGTTGAAAATTATGATGAAGCCCAAATGTTAGTGGCCTCTAATCAGGGTTACCTGATTGTTAATAGCCGGACTAAGGGTCAACTAGATGCCCAAATTGTTAAAACCGTCAAATTAGTTAACGACTCTCGTGAACTGATTCAAAAATATTATGCGTATTGGAAGACCGATAATTCCGGTTTTTACATTGAATCATTTGCAGATTTATTGAAGCAAAATTTTGTATAA
- a CDS encoding response regulator transcription factor: MKSILVVEDNDEMQQLLKKVLGNHYCIITAYSGTEALLLFKQKIPDLILLDRMLPGMSGDDVLNELREKTKTPIIILTALNTRTDVAKLLLAGANDYIVKPFDIEELQARIKVQLRDHLDNDKQKVFQYKNISLLVDTFSISNGTETKSLKKKEFEILQTLFTHQKKVFTKDQLYRLVWNAEYFDDDNTMNVHLSNLRKILEQMDPENNYIETVWGIGVKLA; the protein is encoded by the coding sequence ATGAAATCAATTCTAGTTGTTGAAGATAATGATGAAATGCAACAATTATTGAAAAAGGTTCTTGGTAACCATTATTGTATTATTACTGCCTATTCTGGAACGGAGGCATTATTGTTGTTTAAACAAAAAATACCAGATTTAATTTTATTAGATCGAATGCTTCCCGGAATGAGTGGCGATGATGTTTTAAATGAATTGAGGGAGAAAACAAAAACTCCAATTATTATTCTAACTGCATTAAACACTCGAACAGATGTTGCCAAATTACTTTTGGCGGGAGCAAATGATTATATTGTTAAACCGTTTGATATTGAAGAATTGCAAGCCAGAATCAAGGTACAGCTTCGCGATCATTTAGATAATGACAAACAGAAGGTGTTTCAATATAAAAATATTAGCTTGTTAGTAGACACGTTTTCAATTTCGAATGGTACTGAAACTAAATCATTAAAGAAAAAAGAGTTTGAAATTTTACAAACTCTTTTTACTCATCAAAAGAAAGTTTTTACTAAAGATCAGCTGTATCGTTTAGTTTGGAATGCTGAGTATTTTGACGATGACAATACAATGAACGTTCATCTTAGTAATCTGCGAAAAATATTGGAGCAAATGGATCCTGAAAATAACTATATTGAAACAGTATGGGGAATTGGGGTCAAATTAGCATGA
- a CDS encoding SDR family oxidoreductase has product MTKKTWLITGVGSGLGHELTTQLLEAGDTVIGTVRNEKKVQDLVAKYPNTFDSEVLDVTDVNAVHELVSLLAARYDTIDVLINNAGYGLFGATEELTDDQVNKIIATDLTGSIQMIRSILPKMRAQGHGRIIQISSYGGQVAYPGNSMYHATKFGIEGYVESVAQEVAPFNIGMTIVEPGGARTQFRYGSAQVAKLMPEYNDNPAHSFIKMLDPANGLAPGDPTRMAARIIESVEKNPAPLRMVLGSEALKNTTKG; this is encoded by the coding sequence ATGACAAAGAAAACATGGTTAATTACAGGTGTAGGTAGTGGGCTTGGTCACGAATTAACGACGCAATTACTTGAAGCAGGCGATACAGTTATTGGAACCGTTAGAAATGAAAAGAAGGTTCAGGATTTGGTTGCAAAGTATCCGAACACGTTTGATTCAGAAGTTTTAGATGTGACAGATGTTAATGCCGTTCATGAATTAGTATCACTTTTAGCTGCAAGATATGACACAATCGACGTTTTAATTAATAATGCTGGTTATGGGTTGTTTGGCGCCACAGAAGAATTAACTGATGATCAAGTTAATAAAATTATTGCGACAGATCTAACCGGTTCAATCCAAATGATTCGTTCCATTTTACCTAAAATGAGAGCCCAAGGGCACGGCCGAATTATCCAAATTTCTTCGTATGGTGGACAGGTTGCGTATCCAGGTAACTCAATGTATCACGCTACTAAATTTGGAATTGAAGGCTATGTTGAATCAGTTGCTCAAGAGGTTGCACCTTTCAATATTGGGATGACAATTGTTGAGCCCGGCGGCGCACGGACACAATTTAGGTATGGTAGTGCTCAGGTGGCTAAATTAATGCCTGAATATAATGACAATCCAGCGCATAGTTTTATAAAAATGCTTGATCCAGCTAACGGATTAGCACCTGGTGATCCTACTAGAATGGCCGCTCGAATTATTGAAAGTGTTGAAAAAAATCCAGCTCCATTACGGATGGTACTTGGTTCTGAAGCATTAAAGAATACAACTAAAGGTTGA
- a CDS encoding IS4-like element ISLho3 family transposase codes for MSTIQHSATDIHLAMQHFTKLVHLPVILRRANIHKTRGIGVPILFEWLITTIFARYSISRAQRNPKFTKKTVRNCLNDSHTNWQKLVILLAIYLIQYVEHFTDARRAQAFILDDSLFKREFSKKTELLSKVFDHDKQKFYRGFRGLTLGWSDGNTFLPVNFALMSSNNSKNRFNQLKHFDCRSLAAKRRFQAQRKMNDVALELIDEALKAGLKTKYVLFDSWFSSPRMFFELLQRGQFGIGMLKRSKKVYFRYRGRQMDVKSLYTMLSRSKRPTHTTYLYSSIVNFIIDGHKMKIKLVYVANRNKTNQYLVLGTTNTALQPNQIIQMYGRRWQIEGYFKVAKQYLQYDHTQVQSYDGLCGHMAMVIMSYDILALEQRQQVDDRTLGDLFYHYGQSLPDIRVVDALNWLMEQLSGLGEALGSAESIINEIFDHFMQTLPNNLIQLLDTTNRC; via the coding sequence ATGTCTACTATACAACATTCTGCTACTGATATTCACCTTGCAATGCAACATTTTACCAAATTGGTACACTTACCTGTCATTCTTCGACGGGCAAATATTCATAAGACTCGTGGAATTGGAGTCCCAATCCTGTTTGAATGGTTAATTACCACCATTTTTGCTCGTTATTCTATTTCCCGAGCCCAAAGAAATCCTAAATTTACGAAAAAGACTGTTCGAAATTGTTTAAATGATTCGCACACGAATTGGCAAAAACTTGTTATTTTACTAGCCATTTATTTGATTCAGTATGTTGAACACTTTACGGATGCCCGTCGGGCACAAGCCTTTATTCTAGATGATTCTTTATTTAAACGTGAATTTTCCAAAAAAACAGAATTATTATCAAAAGTTTTCGACCACGATAAGCAAAAATTTTATCGTGGTTTTCGTGGTCTAACCTTAGGATGGAGCGATGGGAATACTTTTCTACCCGTTAATTTTGCACTAATGTCATCTAATAATTCCAAAAACCGTTTTAATCAATTAAAACACTTTGATTGTCGATCCCTAGCCGCTAAACGTCGTTTTCAGGCACAACGTAAAATGAATGATGTTGCGCTGGAGCTCATTGATGAGGCACTTAAAGCGGGTCTTAAAACCAAATATGTCCTTTTTGACAGCTGGTTTTCTTCACCGCGCATGTTTTTTGAGCTTTTGCAGCGCGGCCAATTTGGCATTGGCATGTTAAAACGCAGTAAAAAAGTATATTTTCGCTATCGTGGTCGTCAAATGGATGTTAAATCTCTATATACAATGTTAAGCCGTAGTAAACGGCCCACCCATACGACTTATCTTTACAGTTCGATCGTTAATTTTATTATTGATGGACATAAAATGAAAATTAAACTAGTTTACGTTGCCAACCGTAATAAAACTAATCAGTATTTAGTCCTTGGGACTACTAATACAGCACTGCAACCTAACCAAATCATTCAAATGTACGGACGTAGATGGCAAATTGAGGGGTATTTTAAGGTTGCCAAACAGTACCTTCAATACGATCATACACAGGTTCAGAGTTATGACGGACTTTGTGGTCATATGGCAATGGTTATTATGAGTTATGACATTTTAGCTCTTGAGCAGCGACAACAAGTTGATGATCGGACTTTAGGAGATTTGTTTTATCATTATGGTCAGTCATTACCTGATATTCGCGTCGTCGACGCGCTTAATTGGTTGATGGAACAATTAAGTGGTCTAGGTGAAGCCTTGGGTAGTGCAGAAAGTATTATCAACGAAATATTTGATCACTTTATGCAAACATTACCTAATAATTTAATTCAGTTGCTAGATACTACAAATAGATGTTAA
- a CDS encoding sensor histidine kinase: MTIMLVIIVALLLICSYLIFILSDVYRIIKQLNMIINDPTNQKLKLHSRNVLIEQLARKINILLDKHSKNEQQLFKLKNEQDVAIHNIAHDLRTPLTVASGYTQVLLENSNLQSDDQQSLERIEQNLSNVSEHLDLLLMYNRLSENEVSLNWQKINVTNMLQETILGMYDLFTNKTIELKLNIQSNCWWVADHEALLRIFQNILGNILQHGIISASVSLTCDDENLWIKFENKISQPINSPDKLTNRFYTEDLARQSENAGLGLYITEKLTNIMHGQVLIQTENNNFKVELQFTKRAYN, translated from the coding sequence ATGACAATTATGTTAGTTATTATTGTAGCCTTGTTGTTAATTTGCAGCTATCTGATTTTCATTTTAAGCGACGTATACCGTATAATTAAACAATTAAATATGATTATCAATGATCCAACTAATCAGAAATTGAAGCTCCATTCCCGCAATGTTTTAATTGAACAGTTGGCTCGGAAAATTAACATATTACTTGATAAACATTCTAAAAATGAACAGCAGCTTTTTAAATTGAAAAATGAACAAGATGTTGCAATTCATAATATTGCCCATGATTTAAGAACACCACTCACGGTCGCTAGTGGCTATACACAGGTTTTACTTGAAAATTCCAATTTACAAAGTGATGATCAGCAGAGCTTGGAACGTATCGAACAAAATCTTTCCAATGTTTCGGAACATCTGGATTTACTATTAATGTATAACCGATTAAGTGAAAATGAAGTTTCTTTAAATTGGCAAAAAATTAATGTAACAAATATGTTGCAGGAAACGATTTTGGGAATGTACGACTTATTTACAAATAAAACAATTGAACTGAAATTAAATATTCAGTCCAATTGTTGGTGGGTTGCTGATCATGAAGCCTTATTGAGAATTTTTCAAAATATTTTAGGAAATATTTTACAACATGGTATTATTTCTGCCTCAGTAAGTCTAACATGTGATGATGAAAATTTGTGGATTAAGTTTGAAAATAAGATTAGTCAACCAATTAATAGCCCTGATAAATTGACAAATCGGTTTTACACTGAGGACTTGGCCCGTCAATCGGAAAATGCTGGTTTGGGACTGTATATAACAGAAAAATTGACTAATATTATGCATGGTCAGGTTTTAATTCAGACAGAAAATAATAATTTCAAAGTTGAATTACAATTTACGAAGAGAGCCTATAATTGA
- a CDS encoding NAD(P)H-binding protein, protein MKNVVILGANGQIAKLVRQRLLSETDDHLTLYLRNAHRLDDLNEARETIIEGDVNDYEQLKLAIKNQDIIYANLGGQFEPMVKNIVKAMAQLNVKRLIYVTGLGLYHEVPGEFGRWLEESIGHEVMEDTRRAAKAIENSTIDYTIVRAAYMNNDDEIDYELTRKGEPFKGTIISRKSIADLIVKVIKEPQLHSNSSLGIAKPGTDGDRPMY, encoded by the coding sequence ATGAAAAATGTAGTTATTTTAGGAGCAAATGGGCAGATTGCAAAGCTAGTTAGGCAACGTTTATTATCAGAAACTGATGATCATTTGACTCTTTATTTAAGAAACGCTCATCGATTAGATGATTTAAATGAAGCGCGCGAAACAATTATTGAAGGTGATGTTAATGATTACGAACAGTTGAAATTAGCAATTAAAAATCAAGACATTATTTATGCTAACTTAGGTGGACAATTTGAACCAATGGTTAAAAATATTGTCAAAGCGATGGCGCAACTAAATGTTAAACGACTAATCTATGTTACAGGACTTGGACTGTATCATGAAGTCCCTGGCGAGTTCGGTCGTTGGTTGGAAGAATCAATTGGCCACGAAGTAATGGAAGATACTAGACGGGCCGCCAAGGCTATTGAGAATTCAACAATTGATTACACCATTGTGCGGGCCGCCTACATGAATAATGATGATGAGATTGATTATGAATTAACGCGCAAGGGTGAGCCCTTTAAGGGAACCATTATTTCACGCAAAAGTATCGCGGATTTAATTGTTAAAGTGATCAAAGAACCACAACTTCATAGTAATAGTAGTTTAGGAATTGCTAAACCTGGAACTGATGGCGATCGTCCAATGTATTAA
- a CDS encoding ABC transporter permease, with product MFNMIRGDAYQLRHSKGFYITEISLIILVLSSVLTGTLGSIGVRTEGLQKLQGPATTLNAIGETQLMTCMGSFLIYLILPLFIMTTGSEFSHHSYKNLLSSGMTRINYFFSKYAVFIVIVLLQFIIFYATVYLSAGFKNGFGVPTDSFEIKIFQTIIFQLLLMTAIFSVSILILFTTFSTITAVIATIVFPIIVQIIHSIFIKAEWIKYFDFQSMIDGAYFSPLSAHEMVLYLFTTLGTIILCGLLSIYIFSQKNL from the coding sequence ATGTTTAATATGATTCGTGGTGATGCTTACCAGTTAAGGCATTCCAAGGGATTTTATATTACAGAAATTTCACTTATTATTTTAGTGTTGAGCTCAGTATTGACTGGTACTTTAGGCAGTATTGGAGTTCGAACCGAGGGATTACAGAAATTACAAGGACCAGCCACTACCCTAAATGCTATCGGAGAAACTCAGTTGATGACCTGTATGGGAAGTTTTCTCATTTATTTGATTCTTCCACTTTTTATTATGACTACCGGTTCCGAATTTTCTCATCATTCTTATAAAAACTTGTTGAGTAGTGGAATGACAAGGATCAATTATTTCTTTTCAAAATATGCTGTTTTCATTGTAATTGTGTTGCTACAATTCATTATATTTTATGCTACTGTTTATCTATCAGCTGGTTTCAAAAATGGGTTTGGTGTTCCAACTGACAGCTTTGAAATTAAGATTTTTCAAACAATTATTTTTCAATTACTACTCATGACTGCAATCTTTTCCGTATCAATTTTAATTCTTTTTACAACCTTTTCAACTATTACAGCGGTTATCGCAACGATTGTTTTTCCAATCATTGTTCAAATAATTCATTCGATTTTTATAAAGGCTGAGTGGATCAAATACTTCGATTTTCAAAGTATGATTGATGGAGCATACTTTTCACCATTATCTGCTCATGAAATGGTACTGTATCTTTTCACTACCCTTGGCACTATTATTTTATGTGGATTGCTTTCAATATATATTTTTAGCCAAAAAAACTTATAA
- a CDS encoding ATP-binding cassette domain-containing protein, whose product MEEILKLDQITKKFGKQTVLNGINLTIKRGEIYGLIGRNGAGKTTILKSIIKLIQPTSGTITLFGESKGTPYIHQLRRTGSIVESPVAVDQLTARQNLIYYSKIHGVIDKNAVDETLKFVGLDATGKKKFKNFSLGMKQKMGLAIALLNKPDFLILDEPINGLDPIAIVDFRELLLKLNQTQQMTILISSHILEELYQLATRFGILNNGTIVKEITKQEFEEQSRKFIKLEVDNTALATNVLRNMSCTNFKVINDHLIHIYQLDFSNDDIAVNLIQNKIQLINISREGLNLEQYFKELLDGPGDERHA is encoded by the coding sequence ATGGAAGAAATTCTGAAGCTTGATCAAATAACCAAGAAATTTGGTAAGCAGACTGTCCTTAATGGCATAAATTTAACAATTAAACGTGGTGAAATTTATGGCTTAATTGGTAGAAATGGAGCAGGTAAAACCACTATATTAAAATCAATAATCAAATTGATACAGCCAACCAGTGGAACAATCACCCTCTTTGGAGAATCCAAGGGTACACCTTATATTCATCAATTAAGGCGAACTGGTAGCATTGTTGAATCGCCAGTAGCCGTTGATCAATTGACTGCTCGCCAAAACTTAATTTACTACAGTAAAATTCATGGTGTCATTGACAAAAACGCAGTTGATGAAACATTAAAATTTGTTGGACTAGATGCAACCGGAAAAAAGAAATTTAAAAACTTTTCTTTAGGAATGAAACAAAAAATGGGCTTGGCCATTGCTCTTTTAAACAAGCCTGATTTTCTCATCTTAGACGAACCAATTAACGGCCTCGACCCAATCGCAATTGTAGATTTTCGTGAATTACTCCTAAAATTGAATCAAACACAACAGATGACAATTCTCATCTCAAGCCATATTCTGGAAGAGCTCTATCAATTGGCAACCCGTTTCGGTATTCTGAATAATGGCACCATTGTTAAAGAAATTACTAAACAAGAATTTGAAGAACAAAGTCGAAAGTTTATTAAATTGGAAGTCGATAACACTGCCTTAGCTACAAATGTGCTTCGCAATATGAGTTGCACTAATTTTAAGGTTATAAACGACCACCTAATTCATATCTATCAACTTGACTTTTCAAATGATGATATTGCCGTTAATTTAATTCAAAACAAGATTCAATTAATAAATATCTCCCGTGAAGGATTAAACTTAGAACAATATTTTAAGGAGTTACTCGATGGACCAGGAGATGAGCGACATGCTTAA